From Corvus moneduloides isolate bCorMon1 chromosome 4, bCorMon1.pri, whole genome shotgun sequence, one genomic window encodes:
- the AGBL3 gene encoding LOW QUALITY PROTEIN: cytosolic carboxypeptidase 3 (The sequence of the model RefSeq protein was modified relative to this genomic sequence to represent the inferred CDS: inserted 1 base in 1 codon; deleted 1 base in 1 codon; substituted 2 bases at 2 genomic stop codons): MFVLADPTPTSTQADTQWYYFQASHTQAGMLXCFVTVNFAKXNSLYKHGLWPLLYSETSAKEQHAKWLVEDWKLIKYYQNSVGQDRHHYFSLTWVFQFLDQDTCYFVHYYYYTCKNLQEYLMTISKGPVLSKFCKIHISCCSLXNTVYILTITSLPPSKSGKGTEQKAAILIVRVHPGETNNSWIMKGFMDFILGDSGKGQLLRDDIVLKVVPMLNPDGVIVGNHHCCLTGQELYFRYRSIMVKCSPSLWYTQNMIPNLQETDASGCRQNTHFNMKDLESIGQYFPNVFLDYGVNNKQEHKKVVKQQARVNSKVLNSDVLNWNSRFRTMGTFHVNFQSLQKPVVKKPSKGDYKK; encoded by the exons ATGTTTG TACTGGCTGACCCCACACCGACCTCCACACAAGCAGACACACAGTGGTACTACTTCCAAGCAAGCCATACGCAGGCAGGGATGCTGTAGTGCTTCGTTACTGTCAACTTTGCCA TAAACAGCCTGTACAAACATGGCTTGTGGCCACTGTTGTACTCAGAAACCAGTGCTAAGGAACAGCATGCGAAATGGCTGGTAGAGGACTGGAAATTAATCAAGTACTACCAAAACAGTGTGGGGCAAGACAGACATCATTATTTCTCACTCACTTGGGTGTTCCAGTTCCTTGACCAAGACACCTGCTACTTTGTCCACTACTATTATTACACCTGCAAGAACCTGCAGGAGTACCTGATGACCATCTCTAAAGGTCCAGTGCTGTCCAAATTCTGCAAGATTCACATCTCATGCTGTTCACTGTGAAACACGGTGTATATTTTAACTATCACC TCACTACCCCCCTCCAAAAGTGGCAAGGGCACTGAGCAGAAGGCTGCAATACTGATAGTGAGGGTGCATCCAGGAGAAACTAACAATTCCTGGATAATGAAGGGCTTTATGGATTTTATTCTTGGTGACTCAGGCAAAGGTCAACTCCTGAGAGACGATATTGTCTTGAAAGTGGTACCAATGTTGAATCCAGATGGTGTGATTGTGGGAAATCACCACTGCTGTTTAACAGGCCAGGAGCTGTACTTCAGATACAGATCTATCATGGTGAAATGTTCCCCTTCTCTCTGGTATACCCAAAACATG ATCCCTAACTTACAGGAGACCGATGCTTCAGGCTGCAGACAAAACACCCATTTCAACATGAAGGACTTGGAGTCCATAGGACAGTATTTTCCCAATGTATTCTTGGACTACGGTGTAAACAACAAGCAG GAACATAAGAAGGTAGTGAAACAACAAGCCAGGGTGAATTCCAAGGTCCTGAATTCTGATGTGTTAAACTGGAATTCCAG